GAGCGAGAAGCGGGAATCGCCGCCTGAGCAAGAAGCGTGATCCGATCGCAGATCCGTAGATCTGCAGAGGGTCGCGCGACGCAGCGCAGGCGGATGCATCGCGCTTCGCAGCCGCAGCCTCCCTGTGCAGAGGTTCCCTAGCGGCTCGGTGCTTCAGACTTGGCGCCATGCGGGCTCACTTTGCCAGATGCAGAGCCAGTTTCCCATCCGCGCTTCCCGAGAGGAGGTCAGCGCTCGGTAGATTCGGGAAACACGCCCAGATAGGCCAGACACGCGTAGGTCAGCTCTTCGATCAGATCCTTTTCAGCAAGTGCGCCTGTAGCCTCGAGGATCGGTCCGAACAGGACCTTCTGCTGAAGGACTCCGAACAGCATGCGAACCACGAACTGGGCCGCCGCCGCGGGCGCGGGGTGCATGATTTCCATGCGCCGTTCCATGAGCAGCGAGAAAAACAGCTCGTGGATATGGCGATTCAACGAGATCGAACGCACCTGGAAGTCGTAATCGACGACGGTTCGCAACTGGAGTGCCCGCAGTAGACCCAGGCGTTCGGAGTTGGAGCGAATCTGGAAGCGCACCAGCTCCGCAGTGATCGCAGCGACGGACGCGCCCTTCCAGCGCTCTGGATTCAGGGCGGCTTCGGCCGTGACCCAGGCTTCCTGGATGAAGCGCTCGTGGAGCGCGTTCAGAACTGCATCTTTGTCCTGAAAACGCGCGTAGAACGAACCCACTGAGGACCCGGCGCGATTGGCGATCTGGGCGACGGAAGTGTCTTCCCAGCCCTTCTCGTTCAGCAGGTCTTCAGCGGCGTCCAGGAGACGGTCCAGAGTGGCCTGGCTGCGCGCCTGACGGGGCGGCCGAATCCACTCGAGGCTGACGGGGGCCGTTGCCATTTCGAGCTCCATAAACAGAATTAGAATTCTGATTCCATTTCAGCGCGAATCGGCCCATCGCGTCAAGAAAAATTCTCGATCAGATCCCGGGTCGTCGAATTTCATCAATCAATTCAATGACTTCCTTTGGAGGGGGGCTGGTGAATCGACTGACGCCGAGCGTTACCGCGAAGTTCATCAGCATACCGATCGTGCCGATGCCCTCCGGGCTGATGCCCAGCCACCAGTCCTCGGGGCTGCCCCAGCCCAGGATCTTGAAATAGATGATGTAGGCGGCCGTGAAACCGATCCCGGTCAACATGCCGGCGATCGCGCCTTCCTTCGTCGCGGTCTTGCTGAACACGCCGAGCACCAGGATCGGGAAGAAACTGGCGGCGGCCAGTCCGAAGGCGAAGGCCACCACCGCGGCCACGTAATCGGGCGGATGGATGCCGAAGTACCCGGCGACCAATACCGCCGCAGCGGCCGAAATCCGCGCGAGCAGGAGTTCTCGGGCCTCGCTCATTTCGGGCGTGAATATCGACTTGAACAAATCGTGGGAGATGGACGAACTGATCACCAACAACAGGCCGGCCGCGGTCGACAGAGCGGCGGCGAGGCCCCCCGCGGCCACCAACGCGACCACCCAGGCGGGCAGGTTCGCGATCTCCGGGTTGGCCAGGACCATGATGTCGGGATCGACCTCCAGTTCGTTGGCCTGCTCATCACCGCTGTAGCGGATCATCCCGTCGCCGTCTTTGTCGGCAAACGCGATCAGGCCCGTCGCCTCCCATTTCTTGAACCACTCGGGAGCGTGCTCGTATTCGGTTCCGTGCAAGGTCTGGATCATGTTCACGCGCGCAAACGTCGCTACGGCCGGCGCGGTCGTGTACAGCAGGCCGATGAAGAGCAGCGCCCACATCGCGCTCCAGCGCGCGGCGCGCGCACTCGGCACGGTGTAGAAGCGAATCAATACGTGCGGCAACCCGGCGGTGCCGACCATGAGGGCCATGGTGATGGCCAGGATGTCGATCTGCGACTTCTTTCCGGCGATGAACGCACCGGTGTACTCGGGCAGTCCAAGCTCCCGGTGAATCTGATCGATGGCATCGAGCAGATAGAGGCCGGCGTTCGGACCGTCGACCACCATCGAACCAAAACCGATCTGGGGAATCGGGGTTCCGGTCATCTTGAGAGAGATCGCCACCGCCGGAATCAGGTACGCGAAAATCAACACTGTGTACTGGGCCACCTGTGTGTAGGTGATGCCGCGCATGCCGCCCAGCGTCGCGTACACCAGCACCAGGGCCATGCCGAAGAACACCCCGGTGTTGATCTCGACTTCCAGGAAGCGCGCGAACACGATACCGACACCGCGCATCTGCCCCGCCACGTAGGTGAAGCTGACGAAGATCGCGCACCCCACAGCGACGATCCGCGCCGCCTGCGAGTAGTAGCGATCGCCGACGAACTCGGGGACGGTGTAGCGCCCGTACTTGCGCAGATAGGGCGCGAGCAACAACGCGAGCAGCACATAGCCGCCGGTCCAGCCCATCAGGTAGATCGTGCCGTCGTAGCCCATGAACGAGATCAGACCGGCCATCGAAATGAACGACGCCGCACTCATCCAGTCCGCACCCGTCGCCATGCCATTGGCGATCGCGGGAACGCCCTGCCCTGCCACGTAGAAACCCGCGGTCGTCTTGACCCGGCTCCAGACGGCGATTCCGATGTACAGCAGGAAGGTCGCGCCGACCATCGCGTAGGTCCACTCCTGGATGCTCATCGGCCCTCACCCCTGTCATGGTTCCGGTCGATGCCGTCCATGACCCGCGCGTAAATGAAGACCAGCGCGATGAAGATCAGGATCGAGCCCTGTTGGGCGAACCAGAAACCCAGTGGAAAGCCGCCCATGCGGATGGTATTCAGGGGCTCGACGAGCAGGATTCCCAGGCCAAAAGAGCCCGCGAACCAGATGGCGAGAAGCCCCACCAGGAGGCGGATATTCGCCCGCCAGTAGCGCGAGTCGCTCGTCCCATCTCGCCCCGCATCCCCGGTCGGTTCGCTACGGCCCTCTGAATCCACCCGGTCCCCTTTTCTCCTGATTTCGTCTTCGGCGGGCCCGAAGCCTCAAAGCCCGAGCGCCGATGGCCGCCCAGACTAATGGGTTGGCCCGAAAAGGGGCAAGCGCAGCTGCTTTTCCGGGGCAAGCGGCGACTGATGTGCTACCTAACCGATCCGCATGTGGAAAGAGGGGAACAAGCTCGTTCACCCCTTCAACCCCGAGCTCGGAATCGGGTTCGTCCGACGGGTCGATGGCCGCTATCTAGAGGTCTATTTCCCTCAGGTCGAACGCGAGGTGACGCTCGCGGCCGAAGGGTCTGGACTCACGCCACTGGTGCTACCACCTGGGGCGGCGGCCGTATTGCTCGACGGCGGCGACGAGGTCGAGATTGCGGCCTACGAGGACGGTGTCTACGAACTGACCGATGGGCGAAACATCGCCGACGCCGACCTCTGGCCGCTGGAATCGGCCGACAACCCGATCGAACGGCTGGCGAACTTGCGCCTGGATCGGCTCGGCGGCTTTCGCAATCGCGTCGAGGGCATGCACCTTTCGAAGCTGCGCGAGGCGGGCGGTCTGGGGAGCTTTCTCGGCGGTCGCATCGAACTCTTTCCGCATCAGCTCCACACGGCCCTGAAGGCCGTCGAAATGGACGACGTGCGCTGGTTGCTGGCCGACGCCGTAGGCCTGGGCAAGACGATCGTCGCCTGCCTGATCCTTTCGGCTCTGGTGCGGACCGGGCGGGCCCAACGCGCGCTGATCGTCGCGCCATCGACGCTCACCGTGCAGTGGCTGGGTGAGTTGTACCGGAAATTCCACCAGGTATTCCTGCTGCTCGACGAAGACCGCATCGACAGCGTCGAGGCGGACTACGGCAAGGGCAATAATCCCTTCGACGTCCACCCCTACGGTGTCATCTCGATGGAGCAATTGACCGATGACGCCACGCTCACGCTAGCGGCCACGCAGGCCGACCTGGATCTGATCGTCGTGGACGAAGCGCACCGTATGGCGAACCCCGACATCGAGGCCGCGCTCGCCCCGCTGGTCCGGCACGCGAAGCACGCGTTGCTGCTCAGCGCAACACCCCTTTCAGCGGATAGGGGCGGATTCTTCCGCCTGCTCAAGCTCCTGCATCCCGAGAACTTTTCGTCGCATGAAGAATTCGATCGAGCCGTCGCATCGGGCTCGGCCGTGTTCCCGTGCACGAGTGCGGTCCGGCGCGAGGATCTCGGCAACTGGCCACCGCGCTCGGCGCAAGCGATCGATCTGGGACCGGCCATGAAGGATCCCAAGAGTGATCCGCGCGCCGCCTGGATCTCCGAACACACGCGGGGCTGGCTCGAGAAGCGCGAGAAGGCGCTCGTCTTCGTGCATAGCGTGAAGATGCTCACGAAGCTGAAGAAGTACCTCGAAAACACCACACAAACCCACATCGCGACCTTCCACGAAGAGATGACCGAAGCGCAACGCGATATCGAGGTCGCGCGTTTCCGCGAAAGCAACCTGCCGGTGCTGCTCTGCTCCGAAGCGGGTACCGAGGGTCGCAACTTCCAGTTCTGCGATCGCATGATCCACTACGATCTGCCCTTCGATCCGATCGCACTCGAGCAACGCATCGGTCGCCTCGACCGCATCGGCCGCACCAAGGACGTAGAGATCATCTATTTCCACTGTGCGAAGTCGAAGCCCGACGTCGCCGGACTTTTTGAGAAGCTCGACTTGTTCTTGCGCCCTTCTGCCGGTCTCGATTCGGCGCTCTCGGGTATCGCTCCGGCACTGGAGGCCGCAGCCGAAGCCAATACGAAGATCGACATCGACGAACTCGTGGCAGGCGTTGAGAAGGCGCGAAAAGGAAATACTCAAGACGTCCCGCGCGTGATCTATTCCGACGCCTACGACAACACCCAGGCCGAAGAGATCCTGGCGATGGTGCCCGAAGATCTCGAAACCCATATGCGCAAGTTCACGCTCGGCGCGGCGAACGACCTGGGGTTGCGGATCGTCGAGAAGGGCAGCCAGTCGCTGTACTACATCGAGATGGGTACCTCACTGACGATCGACTCGATCCCCGGCGTGGCCGACGATGCCCGCTGGCTGGGTACCTTCTCGCGAGAAGAAGCCATCGAGAAGGACGAGCTGGAATTCTATGCCAGCGGTCATCCACTCGTGGAGGGATTGCTGCTCGAGTTCGAAGACGGACCGCGCGGTCGCGCCGCGATCATGGAGATTCCGAACAACGAAGCCGAAGGTGCGGGCTTGTTGTGCCTGTTCAAGAACGGGCCGAAATGGCGCACACTCGTGCTCGACACGCGCGGCGACGAACGACCCGATCTGGCGGAGGCCGTGCTGGCAAACCTGTCGAAAGCCCGCCCGGTCAAGCCCGAGGACTGGGGCCTGGATCAGCGCTTCGGCGCAGGCGTTCGCGAACTCGGCAGCATGGCGGTTCTACACGCACCGGGCGAGAACCTGGAAGCCGCGGCGTTCTTCCGCTTCGTTCCGGAAGCTTGATTCTCGCCTAACCGGCGGCTTCCTGACGCAGGCGTTCGGTGGCGATGGCCGAGACGGCGGCCTGAAGGTTGTAGCAGGGAATGAATCCGGCCATCGGCACGCGGATGCGTTCGTCACATCGGCCGAGAACTTCCGCCGGGATGCCGCCGTTTTCACCGCCGACCACGAAGACGCAGGGTCCGGTCAGATCGGCTTCGTAGTGCAGGCGTTCGGCGGCCTCGTCGAGTGCGAACACTCTGTGGCCGGTTCGCCGCGCCGGTTCCAGGAGTGAGGCTGCGGGTGCCCAATGCACGGGCATGAACTTGTCGGCGCGCATTCCGGCGCGCAGGGCCGCCTTGCGCGCGTCGCCTTCGAAGTCGGCGTCGACGACGATGCCCTCGCCACCCGAGACCTCGGCAGTTCGAATCACCATTCCGATATTGCCCGGGTAGGCGACGCCGACCATCAACCAGCAGGCTCCCCGCGCGGCCAGCATCCCTTCGATGTCTGCGGTTGGATTGCGACCGACCAGCGCGAGCGCCGGGGCGGGAGGGTCGACGGCGGACAGTCGTGCGATCACGTTGGGAGTGGCCGAGCGCACGGAGATGTCGCGACGCTTCGCGAGTTCGAGTAGCGCACCGATCTCAGCTGGTGGCGCGTCCTCGCGGTACATCAGCAGACGCACATCTGCCGCACTCTCGATCGCGGCCTCGATCGCCGCGACGCCCGCAATCTGCCGGATGCGTTTCTCTTGCTCGCTCACGCGGGGAGTGTAGGCGATCCGTCAGGGCAAAAACGGCGCGCATACGTGTCCGGCCTTCGGGCTCAATCGCCCAAGTGCGCGCTCGAGCACCACGCGATCGAGCAGATCGCAATCCGATGGACCCGCGTCCCCCACCACATTGCACTTGCTCTGGGCCGGCAGACTGGCCGTCAAGCCCGCGAGCCAGTCTCGCAACGCGGCCAGATCAGCGTCTAGCACCTCGCCGTCGTCGTCGACATCCCCGCACTGACACGCGTCGCCGATTGCATCGGCTCCGCCCGGACCGAAGCCACCCTGATTGAGCTGGCTCAAATTCGCCTCGAGTGGGCAGTTGTCGAGCGCATCCTCGACCGTATCCAGATCGGCGTCGCCGGTCGGCACGGCTAGAGAACCCGAGAGCGTCGCGCGGCCCACGGTCCCGTCTGGTCCAAGAGTCATCCAGACCACGTCGGTTCCGTCGACCCCACCCGTACTGCTGTCGCGCAAGGTCAGCGTGCCGGGCCCGTGCTCCGAACTCGCTTGCTCCAAGGGCGCAGTCGCCACAAGACTGGTCGACGGACCGAAGCGCGAGGCCTGTAGTGCGTGCGCGGTCGCCAGATTGCGATCGTCGAAGGCCACCACTGAAACCAGACCGTCGTTGAACACGATCGAGACGACGAAATCGCCAGACGCACCGAAGCGAGATTGCGGTACGAAGTCATCGGTTCCCGAGAGCGTCGGAGCGGGATCGATCAAGATCGGATTGCTCACTCCGCGAATTACGCGTTCGGGGAGACAGGGCACGCCTCCGGCCAGTCCGCTGCCCAGCCCGTCGCAAGAAGGCCGCTGAAGGCTCGGATCGATACCGGGATCCGGCAGTTGATCGAGATCGCGAAGATCGATCGCGAACAACTGCCGAAGCGTCGCAGATCCCACGACCGCAACACTGCCCGTCGCATCCACGGCCAGTGTCTTGTAGCTCAGACTCGAGAATCCCAGAGGGATCGACGCCAGTACCGTCGCCGCGACCGGGTCGATGATGTCGATGCTACCGGGACCTACGGCGCCGGGTTTGTAGTCCGGTGGCACTGAAAAATCGATCAGTCCGGTATTGGTGACGGCCACTAGACCGCTGGGCAGGAGCGTGATCTCGGTCGGGTTCGGATCCGAGGTCAGGATATAGGCAGGGGTCGCGGGCGTGACCAACCACGGCGAGTTCGCATCGTCGATGTCGAAGAGCAGTACGGTACCCGGATCGTTCACCTGGGGTGAAAAGCTGTCGAAGTTGCCGCTGGTGACGAGCAATCGATCACCGACTCGCACTGCTCCCGAAGTCAGATCGGTGACAAAGGACGCGATCGGCGTCGAGTCACTGCGCGTGAAGCTACCGGTGATCGTCGCGTCACTGGGGATCGACTTGCGCACGATGCCGGCGTAGCTCACGTCATAGGCGAGGCCGGTGACGGGGTTGAAGGGGACGATCGTTTCGTAATTTGAAGTGGTCATCCAACCCAGAGTCGCCGACTCCATCCAGATCCCGTCGATGTAGGGAGTCGAGAGTGGATCCGGTAGCGATCCGTTCAAATCGGCGGGAAGATCAAAGAGCGGAAAGCCGGGCGCGGCCAGCAACGGCAGATTCGGATCGGCGCGCAACACGAACGAACCCACGACCGGCGGGAAATTGGTACAGCCGGCCACCAGCAGGTTCGGGTCGCTGGGGTACAGCTCCTGTGCCGGAGGACCGTAGCAACCGAGCAAGCCGCTCTCCTCGCTGCCGGGCAGGAAGCTCACGGCCGCGCGAGCCGGTGAGGCCAGAGAACCGAGGACCAGCAAGCAGGTGATCGCGAGGCGATTCATCGCAAGCTCCCGCGCACGCGCAGATACCAGGCCCGATCCGGCAGGGGCAGGCCCAGAGAATCCATCTGGTCGTTATTCGTGATGTTCAACCACTCGGAACTCACTACAGTGTCCTCCGGAAACCAGCTCAGTCCTGGTAGTTGCGAGAGATGTACGCTCAAACCGAGATCGATCTGGCGATTTGGCGCGCCCGTGACCAGCTCGCCGGTTCGGGTCAGTGAAAAACGATCGTCGTGACTCGCTTCTGTCCAGAGGCGTACCGCACCCAGGTCCAGCATTGCGCGACCGAAGAGCTGGTTGCGCGGTCGATGCGGTAACGGCGGGTCGTCGAGGCGATGTTCAGAATCCATTTCGGAGTCCAGATAGGTGTACCCGCCGCGTAGATGCAATCGCTCGAAGAGTTGGACCTGGGCACTCAGTTCGTAGCCGCGTACGCGAGCGGATTCGATGTTTACCGGTGCAAAGGTCGACTGGCTGATCGCGATGAACTCGATCGAGTTCTCGATATCGCGGTGAAAGTAGGCGCCGCTGAGCTGCAGATCCCGCAGCGCTCCGGAACCGTCGCTCGAGAGTTCGAAACCCACGTCGAAGTTCCACGACTCCTCAGGCGATAGTTCGGGATTGCCTCGAATGAAGCCGAAGTCGGGATGGTAGGACTCGTCGAAGTTCGGTCGGCGAAAGGCACGTCCGTAGTTCGACTTGAGGCGCAACCCCGGGGTCAGACTCACGATCAAACCCAGGCTGGGCGAGTACTCGGTTCCGTCGGAACGCGGCACGGGGATGCTGGCGGAAGTCCCGGGCTCGGGGGTCGAACGCACCGAACGGGTTCGAGCCGACTCCGCAGACAGCGCGGGAAAGATCCGCACGCGTCGTTCGAAGAGACTGATCTCCGGCCGCAGGGAGAGGTTGGTCACAAAGCGCCTGGCCGGGTCTGACGCGTCGAAGCGCAGATGGTCGTAGCGCAAAGCGAGCGAACTGCGGGCCGAGAACGACAGGGGTCCGAACGGCTGCTCGCGCAAGCCGTAGTTGAGTTCGATCCCCGTCTGCTGATCGATACTCTGGATGTGCTCGACTTTTCGAACGGTCAGGTAGCCACAAACAGAAGAGAGCGGATTGGGTGCGAACGGGTCGCGTAACTCGCGCCGTTCGTACTGATGCGTCAGGGCCAGTTGTAGATCCCCGCCCGCGATCTGCGAGCGCCTCCAGC
This region of bacterium genomic DNA includes:
- a CDS encoding TetR/AcrR family transcriptional regulator codes for the protein MATAPVSLEWIRPPRQARSQATLDRLLDAAEDLLNEKGWEDTSVAQIANRAGSSVGSFYARFQDKDAVLNALHERFIQEAWVTAEAALNPERWKGASVAAITAELVRFQIRSNSERLGLLRALQLRTVVDYDFQVRSISLNRHIHELFFSLLMERRMEIMHPAPAAAAQFVVRMLFGVLQQKVLFGPILEATGALAEKDLIEELTYACLAYLGVFPESTER
- a CDS encoding cation acetate symporter — encoded protein: MSIQEWTYAMVGATFLLYIGIAVWSRVKTTAGFYVAGQGVPAIANGMATGADWMSAASFISMAGLISFMGYDGTIYLMGWTGGYVLLALLLAPYLRKYGRYTVPEFVGDRYYSQAARIVAVGCAIFVSFTYVAGQMRGVGIVFARFLEVEINTGVFFGMALVLVYATLGGMRGITYTQVAQYTVLIFAYLIPAVAISLKMTGTPIPQIGFGSMVVDGPNAGLYLLDAIDQIHRELGLPEYTGAFIAGKKSQIDILAITMALMVGTAGLPHVLIRFYTVPSARAARWSAMWALLFIGLLYTTAPAVATFARVNMIQTLHGTEYEHAPEWFKKWEATGLIAFADKDGDGMIRYSGDEQANELEVDPDIMVLANPEIANLPAWVVALVAAGGLAAALSTAAGLLLVISSSISHDLFKSIFTPEMSEARELLLARISAAAAVLVAGYFGIHPPDYVAAVVAFAFGLAAASFFPILVLGVFSKTATKEGAIAGMLTGIGFTAAYIIYFKILGWGSPEDWWLGISPEGIGTIGMLMNFAVTLGVSRFTSPPPKEVIELIDEIRRPGI
- a CDS encoding DUF4212 domain-containing protein; translation: MDSEGRSEPTGDAGRDGTSDSRYWRANIRLLVGLLAIWFAGSFGLGILLVEPLNTIRMGGFPLGFWFAQQGSILIFIALVFIYARVMDGIDRNHDRGEGR
- a CDS encoding DEAD/DEAH box helicase family protein — encoded protein: MWKEGNKLVHPFNPELGIGFVRRVDGRYLEVYFPQVEREVTLAAEGSGLTPLVLPPGAAAVLLDGGDEVEIAAYEDGVYELTDGRNIADADLWPLESADNPIERLANLRLDRLGGFRNRVEGMHLSKLREAGGLGSFLGGRIELFPHQLHTALKAVEMDDVRWLLADAVGLGKTIVACLILSALVRTGRAQRALIVAPSTLTVQWLGELYRKFHQVFLLLDEDRIDSVEADYGKGNNPFDVHPYGVISMEQLTDDATLTLAATQADLDLIVVDEAHRMANPDIEAALAPLVRHAKHALLLSATPLSADRGGFFRLLKLLHPENFSSHEEFDRAVASGSAVFPCTSAVRREDLGNWPPRSAQAIDLGPAMKDPKSDPRAAWISEHTRGWLEKREKALVFVHSVKMLTKLKKYLENTTQTHIATFHEEMTEAQRDIEVARFRESNLPVLLCSEAGTEGRNFQFCDRMIHYDLPFDPIALEQRIGRLDRIGRTKDVEIIYFHCAKSKPDVAGLFEKLDLFLRPSAGLDSALSGIAPALEAAAEANTKIDIDELVAGVEKARKGNTQDVPRVIYSDAYDNTQAEEILAMVPEDLETHMRKFTLGAANDLGLRIVEKGSQSLYYIEMGTSLTIDSIPGVADDARWLGTFSREEAIEKDELEFYASGHPLVEGLLLEFEDGPRGRAAIMEIPNNEAEGAGLLCLFKNGPKWRTLVLDTRGDERPDLAEAVLANLSKARPVKPEDWGLDQRFGAGVRELGSMAVLHAPGENLEAAAFFRFVPEA
- a CDS encoding TonB-dependent receptor, with product MSRDMRRLRAGLAAVLFAMVPGGLTAQELPESSDAPSAFSTIVNAREYDDRFSTVEDVLDELPGVRVRRQGGLGAHSTAAIRGSKSEQVLVLLDGVKLNSSQRGGVDLSTLPLRSIERIEVIRGSGASRFGSDAVGGVVSLTSRRPDVGAALDFSGTTGRYRTFGVDSFVTFAGERVRSVLGYTRLRSDNDFRFNRQTDGQPATLLSPAVAPGDERNTRVGAQFIEDSAFWNAELALGRRSSLSSTLRYYRKDRGQPGNVSDTTRNAKDDQVSCPYADEQYRRVVSSLRWRRSQIAGGDLQLALTHQYERRELRDPFAPNPLSSVCGYLTVRKVEHIQSIDQQTGIELNYGLREQPFGPLSFSARSSLALRYDHLRFDASDPARRFVTNLSLRPEISLFERRVRIFPALSAESARTRSVRSTPEPGTSASIPVPRSDGTEYSPSLGLIVSLTPGLRLKSNYGRAFRRPNFDESYHPDFGFIRGNPELSPEESWNFDVGFELSSDGSGALRDLQLSGAYFHRDIENSIEFIAISQSTFAPVNIESARVRGYELSAQVQLFERLHLRGGYTYLDSEMDSEHRLDDPPLPHRPRNQLFGRAMLDLGAVRLWTEASHDDRFSLTRTGELVTGAPNRQIDLGLSVHLSQLPGLSWFPEDTVVSSEWLNITNNDQMDSLGLPLPDRAWYLRVRGSLR